One window of the Zea mays cultivar B73 chromosome 3, Zm-B73-REFERENCE-NAM-5.0, whole genome shotgun sequence genome contains the following:
- the LOC100286379 gene encoding WRKY DNA binding domain containing protein isoform X1, with protein sequence MGDGDYALHPEPGADDVGVCWPGELDEQLVTELLSDDSLLLGALQQDPAAVDSEHYCSRDTGASSSAPAACTGGGGTVAEHQELLPQPEAVSRALCSVYTGPTIRDIEKALSTSRPPYPWSSRRYSPMHLGRFGAAGRAPERHTTKVRSCGGKTPSDGYRWRKYGQKSIKNNPHPRSYYKCTSSRCGAKKHVEKSMDDSEMLIVTYEGSHLHGPQPLFPRRQWLSVDLSGAGVAASKTKQQQTRSSSPAASATLASDDGGGGWPPSLQIMTRNAETRGGGLTADAGESETTPGLQSGRTGVTADSCDDGSTASVPPPPQTAPSFHCDSPPTTWSWSCLDYTLAWSPEAPLLQ encoded by the exons ATGGGAGATGGGGACTATGCGCTGCACCCTGAGCCCGGCGCCGACGACGTGGGCGTCTGCTGGCCCGGCGAGCTCGACGAGCAGCTCGTAACGGAGCTCCTCAGCGACGACAGCCTCCTCCTCGGCGCCCTGCAGCAGGACCCCGCCGCCGTCGACTCGGAGCACTACTGCTCGCGTGACACAGGCGCGTCGTCATCTGCTCCCGCGGCGTgcaccggcggcggcggcacCGTGGCCGAGCACCAGGAGCTTCTTCCGCAGCCGGAGGCGGTGAGCAGGGCTCTGTGCTCGGTGTACACCGGCCCAACGATCCGGGACATCGAGAAAGCGCTGTCGACGTCCAGGCCGCCGTACCCCTGGAGCAGCCGCCGCTACAGTCCAATGCATCT TGGCAGGTTCGGAGCGGCGGGTCGGGCACCGGAGAGGCACACGACGAAGGTGAGGAGCTGTGGCGGCAAGACGCCGAGCGACGGGTACAGGTGGAGGAAGTACGGGCAGAAGTCCATCAAGAACAACCCCCATCCCAG GAGCTATTACAAGTGCACGAGCTCCCGGTGCGGCGCGAAGAAGCACGTGGAGAAATCTATGGACGACTCAGAGATGCTGATCGTCACGTACGAGGGTTCGCACCTGCACGGCCCACAGCCGCTCTTCCCGCGTCGACAGTGGCTGTCGGTTGACCTGTCCGGCGCGGGGGTAGCGGCCTCGAAGACGAAGCAGCAGCAGACCAGGTCCTCCTCCCCGGCCGCGTCAGCCACGCTCGCAAGCGACGACGGGGGCGGCGGCTGGCCACCGAGCCTGCAAATAATGACGCGCAACGCCGAGACGCGAGGAGGAGGGCTCACGGCTGATGCAGGCGAGAGCGAGACGACGCCGGGGCTTCAGAGCGGACGCACGGGTGTGACCGCGGACTCGTGCGACGATGGCTCCACCGCCtccgtgccgccgccgccgcagactGCTCCCTCGTTTCACTGTGACTCGCCGCCTACGACCTGGTCCTGGTCGTGCCTTGACTACACCCTCGCCTGGTCCCCTGAAGCTCCTCTGCTTCAGTAG
- the LOC100286379 gene encoding WRKY DNA binding domain containing protein, with protein sequence MGDGDYALHPEPGADDVGVCWPGELDEQLVTELLSDDSLLLGALQQDPAAVDSEHYCSRDTGASSSAPAACTGGGGTVAEHQELLPQPEAVSRALCSVYTGPTIRDIEKALSTSRPPYPWSSRRYSPMHLFGAAGRAPERHTTKVRSCGGKTPSDGYRWRKYGQKSIKNNPHPRSYYKCTSSRCGAKKHVEKSMDDSEMLIVTYEGSHLHGPQPLFPRRQWLSVDLSGAGVAASKTKQQQTRSSSPAASATLASDDGGGGWPPSLQIMTRNAETRGGGLTADAGESETTPGLQSGRTGVTADSCDDGSTASVPPPPQTAPSFHCDSPPTTWSWSCLDYTLAWSPEAPLLQ encoded by the exons ATGGGAGATGGGGACTATGCGCTGCACCCTGAGCCCGGCGCCGACGACGTGGGCGTCTGCTGGCCCGGCGAGCTCGACGAGCAGCTCGTAACGGAGCTCCTCAGCGACGACAGCCTCCTCCTCGGCGCCCTGCAGCAGGACCCCGCCGCCGTCGACTCGGAGCACTACTGCTCGCGTGACACAGGCGCGTCGTCATCTGCTCCCGCGGCGTgcaccggcggcggcggcacCGTGGCCGAGCACCAGGAGCTTCTTCCGCAGCCGGAGGCGGTGAGCAGGGCTCTGTGCTCGGTGTACACCGGCCCAACGATCCGGGACATCGAGAAAGCGCTGTCGACGTCCAGGCCGCCGTACCCCTGGAGCAGCCGCCGCTACAGTCCAATGCATCT GTTCGGAGCGGCGGGTCGGGCACCGGAGAGGCACACGACGAAGGTGAGGAGCTGTGGCGGCAAGACGCCGAGCGACGGGTACAGGTGGAGGAAGTACGGGCAGAAGTCCATCAAGAACAACCCCCATCCCAG GAGCTATTACAAGTGCACGAGCTCCCGGTGCGGCGCGAAGAAGCACGTGGAGAAATCTATGGACGACTCAGAGATGCTGATCGTCACGTACGAGGGTTCGCACCTGCACGGCCCACAGCCGCTCTTCCCGCGTCGACAGTGGCTGTCGGTTGACCTGTCCGGCGCGGGGGTAGCGGCCTCGAAGACGAAGCAGCAGCAGACCAGGTCCTCCTCCCCGGCCGCGTCAGCCACGCTCGCAAGCGACGACGGGGGCGGCGGCTGGCCACCGAGCCTGCAAATAATGACGCGCAACGCCGAGACGCGAGGAGGAGGGCTCACGGCTGATGCAGGCGAGAGCGAGACGACGCCGGGGCTTCAGAGCGGACGCACGGGTGTGACCGCGGACTCGTGCGACGATGGCTCCACCGCCtccgtgccgccgccgccgcagactGCTCCCTCGTTTCACTGTGACTCGCCGCCTACGACCTGGTCCTGGTCGTGCCTTGACTACACCCTCGCCTGGTCCCCTGAAGCTCCTCTGCTTCAGTAG